The following coding sequences are from one Granulicella arctica window:
- a CDS encoding bifunctional homocysteine S-methyltransferase/methylenetetrahydrofolate reductase → MTKVGAGHTEVERLFQGGTAERNASATRHTVLCDGAMGTMLYSHGVFINRCYDELNLSQPEMVHDVHHEYLQAGAQVIETNTFGGNRFRLERYGLANRVRDINLAGVRIARACVNQMREKQASEAFVAGAIGPLGIRLEPLGKTGLDEAFDAFAEQVKALVEDGPGTGADILIIETMPSMTETEQAILAARSEAPGIPLIVMVTVDEDGNCLDGTTPEKAAAQMTQWGADAVGCNCSAGPATVLSVIERMRSATHLPLAAMPNAGIPRAVDGRTIYMTSPEYMASFARKFIRAGATFVGGCCGTTPNHTRAMRSALRAQSVQDAATQEASVSVGTEKSSAPEGKDSVEPPPLGQRSRIGAKIAVGDFVTMVEIVSPRGIDCSKEISGAAQLHQLGVDAINVPDSPRASARMSAQSLCVQIQQNVGIETILHYTCRDRNVLSMQSDLLGASSIGLKNVLCLTGDPPKLGNYPDATAVFDVDAIGLVNIVRNLNHGLDIGKNPIGESTGFTISVAANPGVPDIENEIRRFAFKVEAGAEFAITQPVFDMRLLEEFLRRIEGFRIPVIAGIWPLTSLRNAEFMKNDLRVSMPEAVMTRMGAAASPELARAEGIKIAQEMLAEARPMVQGVQVSAPFGKYAAAAQVLGLVESVEA, encoded by the coding sequence ATGACGAAGGTTGGAGCGGGACACACAGAAGTAGAGAGATTGTTTCAAGGTGGAACCGCGGAGCGCAATGCCTCCGCCACCCGCCATACCGTGCTGTGCGACGGCGCAATGGGCACCATGCTCTACAGCCACGGTGTCTTCATCAACCGTTGCTACGACGAGCTCAACCTCTCGCAGCCTGAGATGGTTCACGACGTCCACCATGAGTACCTCCAGGCAGGCGCACAGGTGATCGAGACCAACACCTTCGGCGGCAATCGCTTCCGGCTCGAGCGCTACGGCCTCGCCAACCGCGTCCGCGACATCAACCTCGCCGGTGTCCGCATCGCCCGCGCCTGCGTCAACCAGATGCGCGAGAAGCAGGCATCCGAAGCCTTCGTCGCCGGCGCCATCGGCCCCCTCGGCATCCGTCTCGAACCCCTCGGCAAGACCGGCCTCGACGAAGCCTTCGACGCCTTCGCCGAGCAGGTCAAGGCCCTCGTCGAAGACGGTCCCGGCACCGGCGCGGACATCCTTATCATCGAAACCATGCCCTCCATGACCGAGACCGAACAGGCCATCCTCGCCGCTCGCAGCGAGGCTCCCGGCATCCCGCTCATCGTCATGGTCACCGTCGACGAGGACGGCAACTGCCTCGACGGTACGACACCAGAAAAGGCGGCCGCCCAGATGACCCAGTGGGGCGCGGACGCCGTCGGCTGCAACTGTAGCGCCGGTCCCGCCACCGTCCTCAGCGTCATCGAGCGCATGCGCAGCGCCACCCATCTCCCCCTCGCCGCGATGCCCAACGCCGGTATCCCCCGCGCCGTCGATGGCCGCACCATCTATATGACCTCGCCCGAGTACATGGCGAGCTTCGCGCGCAAGTTCATCCGCGCCGGAGCTACCTTCGTCGGAGGCTGCTGCGGCACCACCCCCAACCACACCCGCGCCATGCGCAGCGCCCTCCGCGCCCAGTCCGTACAGGACGCCGCCACGCAGGAGGCATCCGTCTCCGTCGGAACCGAAAAGTCGAGCGCCCCCGAAGGCAAGGACAGCGTCGAACCTCCACCCCTCGGTCAGCGCTCCCGCATCGGCGCAAAGATCGCCGTCGGCGACTTCGTCACCATGGTCGAAATCGTCTCCCCCAGGGGCATCGACTGCTCAAAGGAGATCTCCGGTGCCGCGCAGCTTCATCAGCTCGGCGTCGACGCCATCAACGTCCCCGACTCGCCCCGCGCCAGCGCCCGCATGAGCGCGCAAAGCCTCTGCGTGCAGATCCAGCAGAACGTCGGCATTGAGACCATCCTCCATTACACCTGTCGCGACCGCAACGTCCTCTCCATGCAGAGCGACCTCCTCGGCGCGTCCTCCATCGGGCTCAAAAACGTCCTCTGCCTTACCGGCGACCCGCCCAAGCTCGGCAACTACCCCGACGCCACAGCCGTCTTCGACGTTGACGCCATCGGCCTCGTCAACATTGTGCGCAACCTCAACCACGGCCTCGACATCGGCAAAAACCCCATCGGCGAATCCACCGGCTTCACCATCTCCGTCGCCGCCAACCCAGGCGTTCCCGACATCGAAAACGAGATCCGCCGCTTCGCCTTCAAGGTCGAAGCAGGCGCCGAGTTCGCCATCACCCAGCCCGTCTTCGACATGCGCCTGCTCGAGGAGTTCCTCCGCCGCATCGAAGGCTTCCGCATCCCCGTCATCGCCGGCATCTGGCCCCTCACCAGCCTCCGCAACGCCGAGTTCATGAAGAACGACCTCCGCGTCAGCATGCCCGAAGCCGTCATGACCCGGATGGGAGCCGCAGCCTCCCCGGAGCTTGCCCGCGCCGAAGGCATCAAAATCGCACAGGAGATGCTCGCCGAAGCCCGCCCCATGGTGCAGGGCGTCCAGGTCAGCGCACCCTTCGGCAAGTACGCCGCAGCCGCACAGGTATTGGGATTAGTCGAAAGCGTGGAGGCATAA
- a CDS encoding exodeoxyribonuclease VII small subunit, with the protein MANFEQQLTALETVVERLERGELSLDESVRLFEEGIKLSNACKQELEAAEGKIQLLVEPGTGPISVRDLPVEDDDSIEDDEEEE; encoded by the coding sequence ATGGCAAACTTCGAGCAGCAACTCACAGCCCTGGAAACCGTCGTAGAACGCCTCGAGCGTGGCGAACTCTCCCTCGACGAATCCGTCCGCCTCTTCGAAGAAGGCATCAAACTCTCCAACGCCTGCAAACAAGAGCTGGAAGCCGCCGAAGGTAAAATCCAACTCCTAGTCGAACCAGGAACCGGCCCCATTTCAGTCCGGGACTTGCCCGTAGAAGACGACGATTCCATTGAGGACGACGAGGAAGAGGAGTAG
- a CDS encoding zeta toxin family protein, whose amino-acid sequence MVAGANGAGKSTLTRLGREAFQDCVVLDPDAIARSMQRLDVESGSPIDAGRSVLARADGLLGAGQSFLIETTLSGNTYLKMMVRAKSLGYLVVLLYVGTNDVSINLERVQARVKMGGHDVPKEDQLRRYPRSLANLRKAFGLADEAVVYDNSGPKGHVEVAVKGPLGLRIVQPVPEWAGFLRS is encoded by the coding sequence GTGGTTGCGGGGGCGAACGGAGCGGGGAAGTCCACACTGACGCGATTGGGGCGCGAGGCTTTTCAGGACTGCGTTGTTCTTGACCCTGATGCGATTGCGCGATCCATGCAGCGACTTGATGTGGAGAGTGGCTCACCGATTGATGCAGGCCGATCCGTACTGGCGCGTGCAGATGGATTACTTGGGGCCGGGCAAAGCTTTCTTATAGAAACGACGCTTTCGGGAAATACCTATCTGAAGATGATGGTACGAGCGAAAAGCCTCGGATATCTGGTAGTTCTGCTTTACGTCGGAACCAACGATGTGTCCATCAATCTGGAGCGAGTTCAGGCGAGAGTGAAGATGGGCGGGCATGACGTTCCCAAAGAGGATCAACTTCGGCGTTATCCCAGAAGTCTAGCTAATTTAAGAAAAGCGTTTGGGTTGGCGGATGAAGCGGTAGTCTATGACAACTCCGGACCAAAGGGGCATGTCGAGGTGGCGGTTAAAGGACCTCTTGGGCTGCGTATCGTCCAACCGGTGCCTGAGTGGGCGGGGTTTTTGCGCAGCTAG
- a CDS encoding polyprenyl synthetase family protein, producing the protein MSTISIATAKEVFDLLRDDLAAIEQEFTRQSASQVEVITDIAHYLIAGGGKRIRPLLLLLSSKALGCTSEARIRLGAVVEMLHTATLVHDDIIDEADTRRGRPSSNTTWGNAKCVLAGDWLYMQSFQTALDERNFRVLELLISLTQQMVEGELLQMQKLGHLINEEEYFDLIFRKTACLFKVSMQLGAAITPGADASEETLGEYGRNLGLAFQIVDDVLDLTAAEDVLGKPVASDLREGKATLAVIHALERGTGADREAIRTVLADRSFERVSHTQILEILQRHGSLDYAMDTACAYAEAARMSIADLAESDAKRALLWVPGFVTSRDR; encoded by the coding sequence GTGAGCACGATCTCCATCGCGACCGCAAAAGAGGTATTCGACCTCCTCCGTGACGACCTTGCGGCCATTGAGCAGGAGTTCACGCGCCAGTCCGCCTCACAGGTTGAGGTGATTACTGATATTGCGCATTACCTGATTGCAGGCGGGGGCAAGCGGATTCGTCCTCTGCTGCTGCTGCTGAGCTCGAAGGCGCTGGGGTGCACGAGCGAGGCACGGATACGGCTGGGTGCGGTGGTGGAGATGCTGCACACGGCGACGCTGGTACACGACGACATTATCGATGAGGCGGATACGCGGCGCGGGCGGCCTTCGTCGAATACGACGTGGGGCAATGCGAAGTGCGTGCTGGCCGGAGACTGGCTGTACATGCAGTCTTTCCAGACGGCGCTCGATGAGCGGAACTTTCGCGTGTTGGAGCTGTTGATCTCGTTGACACAGCAGATGGTGGAGGGCGAGCTGCTCCAGATGCAGAAGCTCGGCCACCTGATCAACGAGGAAGAGTACTTCGACCTGATCTTCCGCAAGACGGCTTGCCTGTTCAAGGTGTCGATGCAGCTTGGCGCGGCGATTACGCCGGGAGCCGACGCGAGCGAAGAGACACTGGGCGAGTATGGGAGGAATCTGGGGCTGGCGTTCCAGATCGTCGACGATGTGCTGGACTTAACTGCAGCCGAAGACGTCCTGGGCAAACCAGTCGCGAGCGATCTGCGCGAAGGCAAGGCGACGCTGGCGGTGATCCATGCACTCGAACGTGGGACGGGCGCGGATCGTGAGGCGATTCGGACGGTGCTGGCCGATCGGAGCTTCGAGCGGGTGTCGCATACGCAGATTCTGGAGATATTGCAGCGGCACGGGTCGCTGGACTATGCGATGGATACGGCGTGCGCATACGCTGAGGCGGCGCGGATGAGCATAGCGGATCTAGCGGAGTCGGATGCGAAGCGGGCGCTGCTTTGGGTGCCGGGCTTTGTGACTAGCCGGGATCGGTGA
- a CDS encoding YajQ family cyclic di-GMP-binding protein, whose product MASDNSFDVVSKVELQEVKNAIDQASKEVHARFDLKDSKSKIELEGTDTIQLASQDEYKLQAVTEILSQKLVKRGVSLKNLEFEKIEPASNSSVRQKIKLVQGIPSEKAKMIVAAIKDSKKKAQASIQGDTVRVVSKDRDVLQEVMALLRGKDIGVELQFTNFRSS is encoded by the coding sequence ATGGCATCCGATAACAGCTTCGACGTGGTGAGCAAGGTAGAGCTTCAGGAAGTGAAGAACGCGATTGACCAGGCCTCGAAGGAGGTCCATGCCCGCTTCGACCTGAAGGATTCGAAGTCGAAGATCGAGCTTGAGGGAACGGATACGATCCAACTGGCGAGCCAGGACGAGTACAAGCTTCAGGCGGTGACGGAGATTCTGTCGCAGAAGCTGGTGAAGCGCGGCGTGTCGCTGAAGAACCTTGAGTTCGAGAAGATCGAGCCTGCATCGAATTCTTCGGTACGGCAGAAGATCAAGCTGGTGCAGGGGATTCCGTCGGAGAAGGCGAAGATGATCGTCGCGGCGATCAAGGACTCGAAGAAGAAGGCGCAGGCGAGCATCCAGGGCGATACGGTACGGGTGGTGAGCAAGGACCGCGACGTGTTGCAAGAGGTGATGGCACTGCTGCGGGGTAAGGATATCGGCGTCGAGCTGCAGTTTACGAACTTCCGCTCGAGCTAG
- a CDS encoding TatD family hydrolase, translating into MELIDSHCHLDDYEDLPDVLRRAKEAGVGTLLAIGIGDGPETMHRALEIANASDGGGPEIWASVGIHPQEAAHATPEALAKLAALAEEPRCVAVGEIGLDYYHVDNPDVPTQQAAFVAQMSVAAALGKPILIHCRTSELAKPEAKERFGEADAWEDLLALIAEHWTPHGLPGVMHCFSGTVEQGRRSLEAGFYLSFAGNLTYPRSVSIREAAAMAPADCILVETDAPFLAPIPHRGQRNEPALVTHTAAALAELRGISSEEVARLTSENFNRLFRLASLR; encoded by the coding sequence ATGGAATTGATCGATTCGCACTGCCATTTGGACGACTATGAGGATCTGCCTGACGTGCTGCGGCGCGCGAAGGAGGCGGGGGTTGGGACGCTGCTGGCTATCGGGATCGGCGATGGGCCGGAGACGATGCATCGGGCGCTTGAGATCGCTAACGCGAGCGATGGGGGTGGGCCGGAGATCTGGGCCAGTGTGGGGATTCATCCACAGGAGGCAGCACATGCTACGCCTGAGGCGCTGGCGAAGCTGGCGGCGTTGGCCGAGGAGCCGCGATGCGTGGCGGTGGGGGAGATCGGGCTGGACTATTACCACGTCGATAACCCCGATGTGCCGACGCAGCAGGCGGCCTTTGTCGCACAGATGAGCGTTGCGGCGGCGCTGGGCAAGCCGATCTTGATCCACTGCCGGACGTCGGAGCTGGCGAAGCCGGAGGCCAAGGAGCGGTTCGGCGAGGCGGATGCGTGGGAGGATCTGCTGGCGCTGATCGCGGAGCATTGGACGCCGCATGGGCTGCCGGGGGTTATGCACTGCTTTTCTGGGACAGTGGAGCAGGGGCGGCGGTCGCTGGAGGCAGGATTTTATCTTTCGTTTGCGGGGAATCTGACGTATCCGCGGTCGGTGTCGATCCGAGAGGCGGCGGCGATGGCTCCTGCGGACTGCATTTTGGTGGAGACGGATGCGCCGTTCCTTGCACCCATTCCGCATCGTGGGCAGCGGAACGAACCGGCTCTGGTGACACATACGGCGGCAGCCCTGGCAGAGCTTCGCGGCATCTCATCGGAGGAGGTGGCGAGATTGACGAGTGAAAATTTCAACCGTCTCTTTCGGCTTGCGAGCCTGCGATAA
- a CDS encoding cupin domain-containing protein, whose amino-acid sequence MSAMKNLNRRDLCVALSAFAAMGTVAAEGQSQTTPGESTLSQSRTFPFDQLPVKKSSNGGASRAVIQGVLATGEAVEVHETTLPPGQMPHPPHRHRHSEFMMIREGQVEFDNDGTKQRVGLGGVIFAASNVMHGLKNVGDSPANYFVIAIGRESVVKQI is encoded by the coding sequence ATGTCCGCCATGAAGAACCTGAACCGTCGTGATCTCTGTGTAGCCCTATCCGCCTTCGCCGCCATGGGCACCGTAGCGGCTGAAGGGCAGTCGCAAACAACGCCCGGTGAGTCCACACTCTCCCAGTCCCGAACCTTCCCCTTTGACCAGCTACCCGTCAAGAAAAGTTCGAACGGAGGAGCCAGCCGCGCCGTCATCCAGGGAGTCCTCGCCACCGGAGAAGCCGTCGAGGTCCACGAGACCACCCTCCCTCCCGGCCAGATGCCCCACCCGCCACACCGCCACCGTCACTCCGAATTCATGATGATCCGCGAAGGCCAGGTCGAGTTCGACAACGACGGCACCAAGCAGCGCGTCGGCCTCGGTGGAGTCATATTCGCCGCCTCGAACGTCATGCACGGTCTCAAGAACGTCGGCGACTCCCCGGCTAACTACTTCGTCATCGCCATCGGTCGCGAGTCCGTCGTCAAGCAAATCTGA
- the metG gene encoding methionine--tRNA ligase — protein MPDTPRKFYLTTPIYYVNARPHIGHAYTTIAADVIARRHRLLGDDTFFLTGTDEHGQKIERSAASAGIEPQAFTDEVSAAFSGLWKRMGLTNDDFIRTTEPRHKQGAQRLFALLHQRGQIYLSSYTGQYSVGEEMFVDGPPGTIGPDGKPTETVTEENFFFKLSAWQLPVLDLIESDTLHIQPESRKNEVLSFIRGNVAEATERGEVIALSAAGKPYVPGALRDLSVSRSGITWGIPVPEPAASETQQKHVIYVWLDALANYMTAVGYGSDAPEDIAKFERYWPADLHLMSKEITRFHCVYWPAFLMAAGLPVPKAVTAHGWLLFDDAKMSKSKGNIVRTDTILDAFGTEVYAKQFPDSTKREQDLFATDVLRYFLLREIPFGSDGSFSFDAMITRYNADLANGYGNLVSRTLTMINSNFAGAIPPKHSAEPKSWNLIEEFRKKFERYDFSGAFQDLWLFLAAVDGMISEYAPWKLAKSADPNDKLTLEMVLYAASESIRIITALAYPALPNATAKVWAQLGLGDIEEAAQRGELKDLEWGGLQPGTKLGVLGPVFPRAEKGLAQIMIDIEAKNSLQGAQDKAVNLTDEAVPTEVEQHDSNHPGAGPRTGAFEEVNPGASVAGSHALSTERPGLPPHQAAPASGIFGNSAAGSAIPDTPQIAIDDFVKVDLRVAKVLVAERIPKADKLLRLEVDLGYEQRQILSGIAEWYTPEELIGRRIVIVANLAPRKMRGLESHGMLLAASNGENGKPILTTFGEDIELGSRVR, from the coding sequence ATGCCTGATACTCCACGCAAGTTTTACCTGACCACACCGATCTACTATGTCAATGCGCGCCCGCACATCGGCCACGCGTATACGACCATCGCCGCAGACGTAATTGCGCGCCGTCACCGGCTGCTCGGCGACGATACTTTCTTCCTGACCGGAACCGACGAGCATGGCCAGAAGATCGAGCGCTCGGCTGCCTCCGCAGGCATTGAGCCGCAAGCTTTTACAGATGAGGTCTCCGCTGCCTTCAGCGGGCTCTGGAAACGCATGGGCTTAACCAACGACGACTTCATCCGCACCACCGAGCCCCGCCATAAGCAGGGAGCCCAGCGCCTCTTCGCCCTCCTCCACCAGCGCGGGCAGATCTACCTCAGCTCCTACACCGGCCAGTACTCCGTCGGCGAGGAGATGTTCGTCGATGGCCCCCCGGGCACCATCGGTCCCGATGGCAAGCCCACCGAGACCGTCACCGAAGAGAACTTCTTCTTCAAGCTCTCCGCCTGGCAGTTGCCCGTCCTCGATCTCATCGAGTCCGACACCCTCCACATCCAGCCTGAGTCGCGCAAGAACGAGGTCCTCAGCTTCATCCGCGGCAACGTCGCTGAGGCCACCGAGCGCGGTGAGGTCATCGCCCTCTCCGCTGCCGGCAAACCCTACGTCCCCGGAGCCCTCCGCGATCTCTCCGTGTCCCGCTCGGGCATCACCTGGGGCATTCCCGTCCCTGAGCCCGCTGCCTCCGAGACGCAACAGAAGCATGTCATCTACGTCTGGCTCGACGCCCTCGCCAACTATATGACCGCCGTCGGCTACGGCAGCGACGCCCCCGAAGACATCGCAAAGTTCGAGCGCTACTGGCCCGCCGATCTCCACCTGATGAGCAAGGAGATCACCCGCTTCCACTGCGTCTACTGGCCCGCCTTCCTGATGGCCGCCGGTCTGCCTGTCCCCAAAGCCGTCACCGCTCATGGATGGCTGCTCTTCGACGACGCCAAGATGTCGAAGTCCAAGGGCAATATTGTTCGCACGGATACCATCCTCGATGCCTTCGGAACTGAGGTGTACGCAAAGCAGTTCCCGGACAGCACGAAGCGGGAGCAGGACCTTTTTGCTACGGATGTTCTGCGATATTTTCTGCTGCGAGAGATACCGTTCGGGTCGGATGGAAGCTTCAGCTTCGACGCGATGATTACTCGCTATAATGCTGATTTAGCTAATGGTTACGGGAATTTGGTTAGCCGAACGTTGACCATGATCAACTCTAACTTCGCCGGTGCGATACCTCCCAAACACTCAGCGGAACCAAAGAGCTGGAATCTCATTGAAGAGTTTCGCAAGAAGTTCGAAAGATACGATTTCTCTGGAGCGTTTCAAGACCTATGGCTTTTCTTAGCGGCTGTCGATGGGATGATCTCGGAATACGCACCATGGAAATTAGCTAAGTCGGCTGATCCTAACGACAAGCTCACCCTTGAAATGGTTCTTTATGCCGCGAGTGAAAGCATAAGAATCATTACCGCGCTTGCGTACCCTGCCCTCCCGAATGCAACTGCCAAGGTTTGGGCGCAGCTGGGACTTGGAGATATCGAAGAGGCGGCGCAGCGGGGTGAGTTGAAGGATCTTGAGTGGGGGGGACTGCAGCCGGGGACTAAACTTGGGGTATTGGGGCCGGTTTTCCCTCGGGCGGAGAAAGGATTGGCACAGATTATGATCGACATTGAGGCGAAGAATAGCTTGCAAGGTGCTCAGGATAAAGCAGTTAATTTGACCGACGAGGCTGTGCCTACGGAGGTCGAGCAGCATGACTCGAATCATCCGGGGGCAGGGCCGCGGACGGGGGCGTTTGAGGAGGTGAATCCTGGGGCTTCGGTTGCCGGGTCGCATGCGCTCTCGACGGAGAGGCCGGGGTTACCGCCGCATCAGGCGGCTCCCGCTTCGGGAATCTTCGGTAATTCGGCTGCGGGATCGGCGATTCCGGATACGCCGCAGATCGCTATCGACGACTTTGTGAAGGTCGATCTGCGCGTGGCGAAGGTTCTTGTGGCGGAGCGTATCCCCAAAGCTGACAAGCTTTTACGACTTGAAGTGGATCTGGGATATGAACAGCGGCAGATCCTTTCGGGGATCGCGGAGTGGTACACGCCGGAGGAGTTGATCGGGCGACGGATCGTCATTGTCGCCAACCTTGCGCCCCGCAAGATGCGTGGGCTGGAGTCGCACGGGATGCTGCTGGCAGCCTCGAACGGGGAGAACGGGAAGCCGATTCTAACCACGTTTGGGGAGGATATTGAGCTGGGGTCTCGCGTTCGATAG
- a CDS encoding FadR/GntR family transcriptional regulator, which produces MKKEQKDGNGGHSQLTMQVVEHVRALISSGELKPGDRLPPERELARELNISRSSLRSGIGFLSAMGVLQSRHGAGTFVSTGPPALDSSSLSVLGALHHFLPWQMFEARLVLEANVVSLAAERATDEHLAELAEEVAEMYAALDDPQEYLVHDVRFHRTIARAAGNPILAALMETITANLYETRVETVHNARDLKESAEMHREIYRAVRSRNPIKARQAMEQHLQLAHTAQTAEIPAE; this is translated from the coding sequence TTGAAAAAAGAGCAAAAAGATGGAAACGGCGGCCACAGTCAACTAACCATGCAGGTGGTTGAGCACGTGCGCGCACTGATCAGTTCTGGCGAGCTGAAGCCCGGCGATAGGCTTCCTCCGGAACGCGAGCTGGCCCGCGAGCTGAACATCAGCCGTTCCAGCCTTCGCTCGGGCATCGGCTTCCTCTCCGCCATGGGCGTACTACAGAGCCGGCACGGCGCAGGAACGTTTGTCTCGACCGGACCGCCCGCACTCGACTCCAGTTCCCTCTCGGTTCTCGGAGCGCTGCACCACTTTCTACCGTGGCAGATGTTCGAGGCACGGCTGGTGCTCGAGGCCAACGTCGTCTCGCTCGCTGCCGAGCGTGCCACCGATGAACACCTCGCCGAGCTGGCCGAGGAGGTCGCCGAGATGTACGCCGCGCTCGACGACCCGCAGGAGTACCTTGTCCACGACGTCCGCTTCCACCGAACAATCGCGCGCGCAGCCGGAAACCCCATCCTCGCGGCCCTGATGGAGACGATCACGGCGAACCTCTACGAGACCCGCGTCGAGACCGTGCACAACGCCCGCGATTTGAAGGAGTCCGCCGAGATGCACCGCGAAATCTACCGCGCCGTGCGCTCGCGCAACCCCATCAAGGCGCGTCAGGCGATGGAACAGCACCTCCAACTGGCCCATACCGCCCAGACCGCTGAGATACCCGCCGAGTAG
- a CDS encoding MFS transporter, translating into MSTQSALPDSGFTSRESQSPNIRWFVCFLLFLATTINYMDRSVLSLIEPLLHLSFMGWIPGIGAAHQSAYNINYGHIIICFQVAYGVGLLFAGRVIDKLGTKRGYALAILVWGIASISHSLVTSVIGFCIARAVLGLGEAGNFPAAIKATTEWFPSEERALATGLFNSGSNASFFIAPILIAAVTARFGWHAAFICTGSMGLIWAVVWLIFPYNRLRRGSTQSQVNLETDLAAAARNQGLSSALFRHRGLYAFAIAKGLTDPIWWFYLFYLPKFLNENYGMDLNHAKYPLIVIYSVSSVGSIGGGWLSGFRMKHGHSVNSGRKFALLICALCVLPIMLVPHMGALFPTNAWPAIALFSLAAAAHQGWSANLFSTPTDMFPSTTVSTVVGIGGAVGAAGGAIFTWIVSHYFSLHPLLIFLLAGFAYLTALAIFQKLVPRLGEVRSV; encoded by the coding sequence ATGTCAACTCAGTCTGCTCTTCCTGACTCCGGTTTCACATCCCGCGAGTCGCAGAGCCCGAATATTCGGTGGTTCGTCTGCTTTCTACTTTTTCTTGCGACGACCATCAATTACATGGATCGCTCGGTCCTTTCGCTGATCGAGCCGCTGCTCCATCTCAGCTTTATGGGCTGGATTCCGGGCATCGGTGCCGCCCACCAGAGCGCCTACAACATCAACTACGGGCACATTATCATCTGCTTCCAGGTCGCCTATGGCGTCGGGCTGCTCTTCGCCGGGCGCGTGATCGACAAGCTCGGCACCAAGCGCGGCTATGCGCTCGCGATCCTCGTCTGGGGGATCGCCTCCATCAGCCACTCGCTGGTCACCAGCGTCATCGGCTTCTGCATCGCCCGCGCCGTGCTCGGTCTGGGTGAGGCAGGCAACTTCCCTGCCGCCATCAAGGCCACCACTGAGTGGTTCCCGTCCGAGGAGCGTGCGCTCGCCACGGGACTCTTCAACTCAGGCTCGAACGCCTCCTTTTTTATCGCGCCCATCCTGATCGCCGCCGTCACAGCGCGCTTCGGCTGGCATGCCGCCTTCATCTGCACTGGCTCCATGGGACTCATATGGGCGGTCGTCTGGCTCATCTTTCCCTACAACAGGCTCCGCCGCGGATCTACCCAGAGCCAGGTTAACCTCGAGACCGACCTAGCCGCCGCCGCTCGAAACCAGGGACTGTCGTCCGCGCTCTTCCGCCACCGCGGCCTCTACGCCTTCGCGATCGCCAAGGGCCTTACCGATCCCATCTGGTGGTTCTATCTCTTCTATCTACCCAAGTTCCTCAACGAAAACTATGGCATGGATCTGAACCACGCCAAGTATCCGCTCATCGTCATCTACAGCGTATCGAGCGTCGGCTCCATCGGCGGAGGCTGGCTCTCCGGCTTCCGCATGAAGCACGGCCACAGCGTCAACTCCGGACGCAAGTTCGCGCTGCTCATCTGCGCCCTGTGCGTGCTTCCGATCATGCTCGTACCGCACATGGGCGCTCTCTTCCCGACGAACGCGTGGCCAGCCATCGCGCTCTTCTCGCTGGCCGCCGCTGCCCACCAGGGGTGGTCCGCCAACCTGTTTTCCACTCCGACGGACATGTTCCCTTCCACAACCGTCTCTACCGTGGTCGGTATCGGCGGCGCGGTGGGGGCAGCTGGCGGAGCGATCTTCACCTGGATCGTCTCGCACTACTTCTCGCTGCATCCGCTCCTGATCTTCCTGCTCGCCGGATTCGCCTATCTCACTGCACTCGCCATCTTCCAGAAGCTGGTTCCGCGCCTCGGCGAGGTCCGTTCGGTATAA